In Archangium violaceum, the following are encoded in one genomic region:
- the argC gene encoding N-acetyl-gamma-glutamyl-phosphate reductase, with protein MANKVKAVLIGGTGYGGAEILRRLLFHPHVEVIRVTAVDNIGKKVGDVHFNLAGLTDLTFQELPPAQAVAGADVAFLAMPHKTTAKVVLDIINSGVRIVDLSGDFRLRDAASYAKYYGVDHPAPQMLTDGAFTYGMPELNREAIRKARYIASPGCFATTIALGLMPLAKAGLLTGPIHTVAATGSSGSGANPQITTHHPLRAANLRTYKPLEHQHIPEILQTLRIAGGKEDMSLEFVPVSAPLPRGIFSTSFAEVPASVTQEQLTAAWKSAFGNEPFIRIVGGGRQPEVVGVSGSNYVEVGFTLGPVTGNTRRVVCFSALDNLVKGGAGQSIQSFNLMMGWDERLTLAEPGLWP; from the coding sequence ATGGCCAACAAGGTCAAGGCAGTCCTCATCGGCGGTACCGGCTATGGCGGGGCCGAGATCCTCCGCCGCCTCCTCTTCCACCCCCACGTGGAGGTCATCCGCGTCACGGCGGTGGACAACATCGGCAAGAAGGTGGGCGACGTCCACTTCAACCTCGCCGGGCTCACGGACCTCACCTTCCAGGAGCTGCCTCCCGCCCAGGCCGTGGCCGGCGCGGACGTGGCCTTCCTGGCCATGCCCCACAAGACCACCGCCAAGGTGGTGCTCGACATCATCAACTCGGGCGTGCGCATCGTGGACCTGTCCGGCGACTTCCGCCTGCGCGACGCGGCCTCCTACGCGAAGTACTACGGCGTGGACCACCCGGCCCCGCAGATGCTCACCGACGGCGCCTTCACCTACGGCATGCCCGAGCTCAACCGCGAGGCCATCCGCAAGGCGCGCTACATCGCCAGCCCCGGCTGCTTCGCCACCACCATCGCGCTCGGCCTGATGCCGCTCGCGAAGGCCGGGCTGCTCACCGGCCCCATCCACACCGTGGCCGCCACAGGCTCCTCGGGCAGCGGCGCCAACCCGCAAATCACCACGCACCACCCGCTGCGCGCGGCCAACCTGCGCACCTACAAGCCGCTCGAGCACCAGCACATCCCCGAGATTCTCCAGACGCTGCGCATCGCCGGTGGCAAGGAGGACATGTCGCTGGAGTTCGTGCCCGTGTCCGCGCCGCTGCCGCGCGGCATCTTCTCCACCTCGTTCGCCGAGGTGCCCGCCTCCGTCACGCAGGAGCAGCTCACCGCCGCGTGGAAGTCGGCCTTCGGCAACGAGCCCTTCATCCGCATCGTCGGCGGCGGCCGTCAGCCCGAGGTGGTGGGCGTGTCCGGCAGCAACTACGTGGAGGTGGGCTTCACGCTCGGCCCCGTCACCGGCAACACCCGCCGCGTGGTGTGCTTCTCCGCGCTCGACAACCTGGTGAAGGGCGGCGCCGGTCAGTCCATCCAGAGCTTCAACCTGATGATGGGCTGGGACGAGCGCCTCACCCTCGCCGAGCCGGGGCTGTGGCCGTGA
- a CDS encoding YtxH domain-containing protein, which yields MRKVLWAVALGTLLAGTGCHRNTRERAEDTAEKAGDKVEDTAEKAGDKAEDAAETAGDKAEKAGDKIEDATDD from the coding sequence ATGCGGAAGGTACTGTGGGCCGTGGCGCTGGGGACCTTGTTGGCTGGAACGGGCTGCCACCGCAATACGCGTGAGCGCGCCGAGGACACCGCGGAGAAGGCGGGCGACAAGGTTGAGGACACCGCGGAGAAGGCGGGCGACAAGGCCGAGGACGCCGCGGAGACGGCGGGCGACAAGGCCGAGAAGGCGGGCGACAAGATCGAGGACGCGACGGACGACTAG
- a CDS encoding peptidoglycan recognition protein family protein, whose protein sequence is MSTVSSSTRPQVALTTAAASSAPTLPSGTLSKGDSGTPVKQLQSALVKLGYMTQAQMNSGPGTFGPQTEASLKKFQSAHKLTADGVYGPKTRAAMLKDLTPATPSKPPSSPSVTAPAAGLERGDNGAGVKQLQSALVKLGYMSQADMNSGPGVYGPKTEASVKKFQSAWKLGVDGEYGPKTKAALEKALAGQKPPSTNPTPTPGGPGKVTKPDMKWVPSANYGSRGGADIDAIVLHHTASNNVDGDLRALTKPNGDKSVSAHYLIGKDGTIYHLVDDKMAAWHAGVSSLHGDKSPSVNARSIGIEITNDGSGKTPFTEAQYRALEKLVPYLAKTYDVPMKNILGHRDVAPGRKVDPADNFDWGRIRRATDAVI, encoded by the coding sequence GTGAGCACCGTTTCCTCCTCGACCCGCCCCCAGGTCGCCCTCACCACCGCCGCCGCTTCGTCCGCCCCCACCCTCCCGTCGGGGACCCTCTCCAAGGGCGACTCGGGGACGCCGGTGAAGCAGCTCCAGTCGGCCCTGGTGAAGCTGGGCTACATGACCCAGGCCCAGATGAACTCCGGCCCCGGCACCTTCGGCCCCCAGACGGAGGCCTCGCTCAAGAAGTTCCAGTCCGCGCACAAGCTGACCGCCGACGGCGTCTACGGCCCGAAGACGCGCGCCGCGATGCTCAAGGACCTCACCCCCGCCACGCCCTCCAAGCCGCCCTCCTCACCCTCCGTCACCGCCCCCGCGGCGGGCCTCGAGCGCGGCGACAACGGCGCCGGGGTGAAGCAGCTCCAGTCGGCCCTGGTGAAGCTGGGCTACATGTCCCAGGCCGATATGAACTCCGGCCCGGGCGTCTACGGCCCCAAGACCGAGGCGTCCGTGAAGAAGTTCCAGTCCGCGTGGAAGCTCGGCGTGGACGGTGAGTACGGCCCGAAGACCAAGGCCGCCCTCGAGAAGGCGCTCGCCGGTCAGAAGCCTCCCTCCACCAACCCCACCCCCACCCCCGGCGGCCCCGGCAAGGTCACCAAGCCGGACATGAAGTGGGTCCCCTCCGCCAACTACGGCTCGCGCGGCGGCGCCGACATCGACGCCATCGTCCTGCACCACACCGCCTCCAACAACGTCGACGGCGACCTCAGGGCCCTCACCAAGCCCAATGGCGACAAGTCGGTGAGCGCGCACTACCTCATCGGCAAGGACGGCACCATCTACCACCTCGTCGATGACAAGATGGCCGCCTGGCACGCGGGCGTGTCCTCGCTCCACGGCGACAAGAGCCCCAGCGTCAACGCGCGCTCCATCGGCATCGAGATCACCAACGACGGCAGCGGTAAGACTCCCTTCACCGAGGCCCAGTACCGCGCCCTCGAGAAGCTCGTCCCCTACCTGGCCAAGACGTACGACGTCCCCATGAAGAACATCCTCGGCCACAGGGACGTGGCTCCCGGCCGCAAGGTCGACCCCGCCGACAACTTCGACTGGGGCCGCATCCGCCGCGCCACCGACGCCGTCATCTGA
- the argB gene encoding acetylglutamate kinase — protein MSALTDFKGRWFVVKIGGELAMDKPKLAASVGAAVRAFLDAGIRVAVIHGGGPQATELQKKLGLQPKMVAGRRYTDEATLEVMKMTLAGQVSVDVAAAFRIANVPALCTTGMSAGLVDAKRRPPKVMSGAGPDPVDLGLVGDVTGVETSLFQRIADAGFVPVLGSLSGDAQGNVFNINADTVATRVAAKLGAAKLFLVSNVPGVLANKDDPSTRLPTLTPAEARAKIASGVIQGGMIPKVEESLEMLEEGIEAIHIVGISPNDAVLREAEKPGSHGTAFLRG, from the coding sequence GTGAGCGCGCTCACCGACTTCAAGGGGCGCTGGTTCGTCGTGAAGATCGGCGGCGAGCTGGCCATGGACAAGCCGAAGCTCGCCGCGAGCGTGGGCGCCGCCGTGCGCGCCTTCCTCGACGCGGGCATCCGCGTGGCCGTCATCCACGGCGGCGGGCCCCAGGCCACCGAGCTGCAGAAGAAGCTCGGGCTTCAGCCGAAGATGGTCGCCGGCCGCCGCTACACCGACGAGGCCACCCTCGAGGTGATGAAGATGACGCTCGCGGGCCAGGTGTCCGTGGACGTGGCCGCCGCCTTCCGCATCGCCAACGTCCCCGCCCTGTGCACCACCGGCATGTCCGCCGGGCTCGTCGACGCGAAGCGCCGGCCCCCCAAGGTCATGAGCGGCGCCGGGCCGGACCCCGTGGACCTCGGCCTGGTGGGCGACGTCACCGGCGTGGAGACCTCGCTCTTCCAGCGCATCGCCGACGCGGGCTTCGTCCCCGTGCTCGGCTCGCTCTCCGGCGACGCCCAGGGCAACGTCTTCAACATCAACGCGGACACCGTGGCCACCCGCGTCGCCGCGAAGCTCGGCGCCGCCAAGCTGTTCCTCGTGTCCAACGTGCCCGGCGTGCTCGCCAACAAGGACGACCCCTCCACCCGCCTGCCCACCCTCACCCCCGCCGAGGCCCGCGCCAAGATTGCCTCCGGTGTCATCCAGGGCGGCATGATCCCCAAGGTGGAGGAGAGTCTGGAGATGCTCGAGGAGGGCATCGAGGCCATCCACATCGTGGGCATCTCGCCCAACGACGCCGTGCTGCGCGAGGCCGAGAAGCCCGGCAGTCATGGCACCGCGTTCCTGCGCGGGTAG
- a CDS encoding GNAT family N-acetyltransferase: MSTELKLRPIESRDDAAVAAVIRQVMPEFGASGPGFALHDPEVNGMSEAYSRPGRAYWVVEDEAGRVLGGGGIAPLDGGEPGICELRKMYFLPELRGRGVGERLLRQCLAFAREAGYRTCYLETLAGMTQAQKLYLRLGFQPLPRPMGATGHFSCDRWYAIDLTA, translated from the coding sequence ATGAGCACGGAACTGAAGCTGCGCCCGATTGAGTCGAGGGACGATGCGGCGGTGGCGGCCGTCATCCGCCAGGTGATGCCGGAGTTCGGAGCGAGCGGACCGGGCTTCGCCCTCCACGACCCGGAGGTGAACGGGATGAGCGAGGCCTACTCGCGCCCGGGACGCGCCTACTGGGTGGTGGAGGACGAGGCGGGCCGGGTGCTGGGCGGAGGAGGCATCGCGCCGCTGGATGGCGGCGAGCCCGGCATCTGCGAGCTGCGGAAGATGTACTTCCTGCCCGAGCTGCGCGGGCGCGGCGTGGGCGAGCGTCTGCTGCGCCAGTGTCTGGCCTTCGCGCGGGAGGCGGGTTACCGGACGTGCTACCTGGAGACGCTGGCGGGGATGACGCAGGCGCAGAAGCTGTACCTCCGCCTGGGCTTCCAGCCGCTGCCACGCCCCATGGGCGCCACGGGCCACTTCAGCTGCGACCGCTGGTACGCGATCGATCTGACCGCGTAG